The Paenibacillus tianjinensis genome has a window encoding:
- a CDS encoding (Fe-S)-binding protein, translating to MKVSFFSTCLVDLMTPKVGIAMVEVLVRLGCEIDYPASQVCCGQPAYNSGYLEDSKLAMKNMMLAFESSDYVVGPSGSCVAMFHEYPKIFKGDPEWELKAVTLKEKSYEFTQFIVKVLGITDVGASLDGTATYHRSCHMTRLLGEKETPFQLLEHVKGLHMEPLKNSDNCCGFGGTFSVKMPDISEQMVDEKSSCIIDTEADILISADMGCLLNIGGRLFRKGEPVKIMHIAEVLNHQNPVIAKGGSQS from the coding sequence GTGAAAGTCAGTTTTTTTTCCACTTGTTTAGTAGACCTCATGACCCCGAAGGTCGGGATCGCAATGGTTGAGGTTCTCGTGCGGCTGGGCTGTGAAATCGATTATCCGGCTTCGCAGGTCTGCTGCGGTCAACCGGCCTACAACAGCGGCTATCTGGAAGATTCCAAGCTTGCGATGAAGAATATGATGCTTGCCTTTGAGAGCTCCGATTATGTCGTAGGTCCCTCCGGCTCCTGCGTCGCTATGTTTCATGAATATCCGAAGATCTTCAAGGGGGATCCTGAATGGGAATTGAAAGCGGTTACTTTAAAAGAAAAGTCTTATGAATTCACACAGTTCATTGTAAAAGTACTCGGCATCACGGATGTGGGGGCAAGCCTTGACGGGACGGCCACCTATCACCGTTCCTGTCATATGACCAGATTGCTGGGTGAGAAGGAAACCCCTTTTCAACTGCTGGAGCATGTAAAAGGGCTGCACATGGAGCCGCTCAAAAACAGCGATAACTGCTGCGGCTTTGGCGGGACCTTCTCGGTAAAGATGCCGGATATTTCCGAGCAGATGGTCGATGAAAAAAGCAGCTGTATCATAGACACCGAAGCAGATATTCTGATCAGCGCAGATATGGGCTGTCTGTTGAATATCGGCGGCCGCCTATTCCGCAAGGGAGAACCTGTGAAAATTATGCATATTGCGGAAGTGCTGAATCACCAGAATCCTGTGATTGCCAAAGGAGGAAGCCAGAGTTGA